The Labeo rohita strain BAU-BD-2019 chromosome 10, IGBB_LRoh.1.0, whole genome shotgun sequence genomic interval GATCACATCAAgaatcagacaaatttgcacatGTACAcgaccgttcaaaagtttggggtcagtaagacttgtaatagtctttaaagaagtctcttatgctcatcaaggctgcatttatttgattaaaaatataggaaaaaaacagtaatattgcaaaatgtttttacaatataaaataatgttttttattttaacatactttaaaatagaatttattcctgtgatgaaaagctgaatttttatcagctgttactccagtcttaagtgtcacatgatccttcagaaatcattctaatatgcggatttattattagaatgatcaatgttggataatatcaacagctgtgctgccaaatattttttggaacctgtgatttttttttttcaggattctttcatgaataacaagtttaaaaagtacagtgtttattcaaaatataaatattttataacaatgtaaattatttattattaacttgtaataaacttttaattattaacttaatacatccttggtgaataaaagtattaatttcttaaaaaaataaaataaaaaaaagaaacaataaaaatgtactgaccccaaacttttgaacggtagtgtatgttgaaaagcagatgttttggaaagtgctacaccatgtttttctgccatttggtggtttagaggaaaataatatcaaaggcgcctttaaaggagaagttcatttccagaacaacaattcataaataatttactcacccccttgtcatccaagatgttcatgtctttctgtcttcagtcgtgaagaaattatgttttttgaggaaaacatttcaggatttttctccatataatggacttcattggtgccccgattttgaacttctgaaATGTAGTTtagatgcagcttcaaaggctctaaacgatcccagccgaggaagaagggtcttacctagtgaaacgatcggttttttttttttcaaaaaataaaaatttgtatactttttaagcacaaaagctcacgtagcacaggctctcggatgcacGTCCATGGGtggttcttgaacgatttgttcattttgaatgaatctttaatgtgactcgcgaagaacgagtcatctcagggagtgattcgttcagtcgcgcatgcgcagcatcctattaggttctgtactggaattagttcacctgtttccaGTCTTTGGGGTtttcgttcgttcatcttatggggctgtcacatgacgctgattttgctaaaatgaacgaaatgactcgaaaaaagattcgttcattttgctgaacaagactcaaaggtctgagtcagtaaaatgatccgaacttcacatcactactacgaatcacttCTAAGtttatcgtctgtgtactccggctaaaaaggtggagtatggcgaaaaactccatcttattttttcgtacaacttcagaatcgtccgacatcgttgtacctttttgtttgtaaacagcatttgacttttttttgcacttccttagtctttgcacgttcccTTTGGAAACACTGGatctgtggttccgcctacgttctgtgtgacctttcgacatgattcaatagtacacaGCATTGTgaatgtgcatcccagagcctgtgctacaagaccttttgtgcttaaaaagtataacatttttattttcggaaaaaaaaatcacagatcgtttcgctagatgagaacttcttcctcggctgggatcgtttagagccctttgaagctgcatgtaaactgtgaattgttgttctggaggtggacttctcctttaagcagccTTTCCAGTATCTCGGACGAACGACAAGTTACAGACCAGAAGTCAATAATTTCCAATGGCAAGTAGTGCGAGAGCTGCATGGAGTTCTGATAATACGCGTATGCGAAATTTCGGATCCGATTTGAGCTGCGGAtcagttaaaatatttgaaagccGCCTTTGCACTGCACGCCACATTCGGACACGCCTGTCGCATTTCTCCCCTAGTGGCagcaattatttatataaaataattatttctgcAATAATTATTCCAAAGCACCTATTTACAGAAATAGTGTTTAAAGAATAATGTTAAAGTGAACAAAATATTGGTCATTCTAACCTTACGCTCATAGTTTTTAATAGAAAAGTCAGGCGGTCGCATACGTCTAGCCCCAgaagttcaaatattttaacgcatTGTTATTATATTAGCCCTGTTGtacactatgtgtgtgtgtgtgtatgtatatatatatatatatgaaaacttcatttgcaaaaacaaatgacttttaacaattttcaaaaatcaggttttttcattgtgcattccaaataagtaaaaataacaaacaaaatacagctaactaacacaataaaacacaataaaaacatgataacaaaaaacatgaaaaaaaaaaaggtcatctgtttttgcaaataaacttttCATATATACAATAATGAAACATGAATCACAAAATAGACAGTAACATAAACTACATGAAAGAATTTAACGCCAGTTACTTAAATTTCTTCACTACTTTCAATTTACTGACTGGCAGCTCTCCTGTCCTCATGTTGACAGAAATCAGGcacttccttcagcctgaggctaattcatttcacttttggtatGAAAGGCCCTTAaagttgccaaaaatagaacttcggagatttttgttattaaattcaAATAAGCAAGCTCAGCTCAGGTGACGAAacagtaatgcaaaagtaacacaatggattactttccataaaaagtaactaagtaatgcaattagcGACTTTTTCATGGAGTAATGCAATactgtaatgcgttacttttaaaagtaactttccccagcaGTGGTTATGTGCATTGTTGTATGTTGGTTCCAGTGGTTTACTCTTGTTTCCTTTTTATAATGCAGGCTGACTACAACACTGAACAACCAGCGCCTAGCAAACTCAATCAAGTTCAGGATCAAGTCAATGATGTTAAAGTCATTCTCAAAGACAACATCAACAAAGTCCTGGAGAGAGGAGAGCGGCTAGACGACCTGATCGGCAAAACGGATGATCTGCAGGCCACGGTGAGCCTTTAAAACCCGTTAAGGTCAAAACGAGACCAATTTGTAGCATTTCCTGATCATGTTGATCTTTACAGACCTCAAAACAACATTTAGTGAAACCAGCCacaaaagattttctttttgttcatGATAAGGATTAATTGTTTGTGTAATCATCTGTAATTATCTCGCCCAGGCTGACTCATTTCAAAGGACGTCCACACGTGTTGCCAGAAAGATGTGGTGGAGAAATACCAAGATGATGATTATAATTGGTGTGGTAGTGCTTGCCATCATCATTTTAATCATCCTGTTAGCAACACAAGTCATTCCCACCTAATCCAGACATCCATTTCAATCATTTGTATTCGTGaagtacacgcacacacactaaGAATTAATGACCTTTTTTACTATGAAAGAAACTGGATAGATTTATGTATAgataaataactatttttgttatattgacATTTCATGTGATATTCTGTATAAATCTGGGGCGAATATGTGGTTATTACTCGTTAGGGTGTTATCTTAATATAATGAGACTTAAAACTTAATTcagtgaaaaaatgttttaagatgttttattgttaatagTTTTACTTTGAGACGAACCACTGTGCTTCATTCCAAAGacgtcaaaaatcatttaaattttaattacatttcattaaagAAAACATGCATTATACCTCCagcagacctttgagtctttcAGTACGGCGTAAATCCTGTGAATTGTTATATGACAGTGACTCATATGATTCCTGTAATGTTTCTCATGCTTCAAGTACTGTGAAATCACTCTGTGCTCATGTAGCTGATTTTATACCATGACAAACATAGTCCGGGCTGGGTTTAATTTAGAGTGCTTTCTTTAAGTTTGAATTCAATCCCTTATGATGTATCAGTCAGCTGTCTTTGTCAAGAGGACGTATGACCTGTAGATTATATGTTCTGTACAGGAAATACTGATTGGCATTATAGTGTGAAAAATGATTCTATGACACAATGAAGcctttttttaaaggaacagttcaccctaAAGTGAGATTGCTTTGTGGAAAAAACATAATGGAAGAGAATCTGGACTGTCAGactttacttaaaggggtcatcagatgctaagttcacttttacatgttgtttgaacattaatgtgtgttgtcagtgtatgtacaaatctaccctataatgataaaaatccattcagtggtttttaattaatccgtaaaaaataatatcccctttttcaaatcgagccgttctcagatgcctgtcgttgtggcgtcacacccacagaggccgctcccacgatagttgattgacatgagcgtcttacctcagatcagctgtaacagtccgtcCTCCATTGTttggatgccggagcagggatgtaaattagacaagaatatctcagattgagcgattgaggtgttgtgttgctggatgtaataataaacatagtgatcgtcatttactccagacatctgagccgctgaagatgcagtggattacatttgtttgtgaagggaatgcgcctcccgatctacatatatccgtctatgttcacgcaaatcattcatgatccagcttcacttacagcagaagtgagtataagcgtttttttatgaatctttgcgatcgcctttcctaataacgtgctagatAGCAAGCTTAGcggctaaacatggctaaagtaaacaggctcgtcactccacagagagaagagaggggcggggtgagcagagctcatttgcatttaaagcagcctcgaccagaatgagatgatttttgcagagctgattttgacaaggtaaaaagggtgttgttttagacaaccattgagaattttgaCCAAAGTATatcatagacttttcattaagaccctaaagaatcatatcaacttgcggaaaatgggcatccgatgacccctttaaagactttatgtataatgcattatatattttcataaataactgaaatctaAGTtggaacctggaccacaaaaccagtctcaagtcgctggggtgtatttgtagcaatagccaacaatacattgtatgggtcaaaattatcgatttttcttttaatgccaaaaatcattaagatattaagtaaagatcatgttccatgaagatattttgtaaatctcctacagtaaatatatcaaaatgtaatttttgattaataatatgcattgctaagaactt includes:
- the si:ch73-234b20.5 gene encoding vesicle-associated membrane protein 8, producing the protein MADYNTEQPAPSKLNQVQDQVNDVKVILKDNINKVLERGERLDDLIGKTDDLQATADSFQRTSTRVARKMWWRNTKMMIIIGVVVLAIIILIILLATQVIPT